The nucleotide sequence TTGTCGCAAGCAGCCTGGAGCTTTGCAGACGCCTGTGCCTGACGTTCGGCTCGGGTGGTCATGCTGCACCGCCCAGGTCAGCCACGTCGATCACGATGCCTCGGCAGTACGGTTCGCCGCCTTCCACGATTTCAAACGTGGCGTGCGGCATGTCGGTGCGGTAAGTCCAGCTATAGCCGTCTTCCTTGGCCCACAGGGCATCAACGGCGCGCACCTGCGGCGCCCGGGCGAAATAATCCTTGAGTGCATCGTCGTCGTGCTGGATATCCTCGCGGAACGGCAGCAAGCCCTTGGCGTCGAGCAGAGCGATGGTCGGCGCGCCGCACTCGTCGTCTATGAAGCCACGGAACTCCATCAGGTCGTCGCTGGCACCAAAGATCACGATCAAGCCGGCCGCCTTGGCCTGCATTTCCTCTTCTTTCAGCATTTCCTTGCCGTATTCGCGGCCCGTCAGCAGGCCAGCCAACAGTTCCTTGCTCAGCTTGATCGGCGCGGCTTCGGCCAAGCTGGCCGGTTTAACGGCCGGCTGCGGCGCAGTGTGGTTGAACGCCGCCTGATCGATCTTCGAATACGGAAACTGGTCGGCGAACTTCTTGATGCGATGGATGAAAAACTTGCCTTGCGACTCAGCGCCCAGGAATTCAGCGAACAGATCGGCGCTGAAATTCTGGTAGTGGTAAATGTCGCTCTGGCCGGTCGACTTCTTCGGGTGGAACTGGATGGCCAGCACGTTCAGTTCTGGCACGTGGCCGATGGCTGCAAACTGGCTGGACTCGACCTGATACATGACGATTTGAGGGATGGTGCTCACAATGTTTTCCTAGTAATGGGTGGGGCGGTGGTTATGCGGCTTCGGCGATCAGGCCGGCGCGCGCGGCGACAAAGTCGAACTT is from Janthinobacterium sp. 61 and encodes:
- a CDS encoding KTSC domain-containing protein; translation: MSTIPQIVMYQVESSQFAAIGHVPELNVLAIQFHPKKSTGQSDIYHYQNFSADLFAEFLGAESQGKFFIHRIKKFADQFPYSKIDQAAFNHTAPQPAVKPASLAEAAPIKLSKELLAGLLTGREYGKEMLKEEEMQAKAAGLIVIFGASDDLMEFRGFIDDECGAPTIALLDAKGLLPFREDIQHDDDALKDYFARAPQVRAVDALWAKEDGYSWTYRTDMPHATFEIVEGGEPYCRGIVIDVADLGGAA